The DNA region TCCATCTTGTTAGCTTAAGAGTGCGCTTGTTTCTGTAGATTGACTTTTATCTTTCACTGTCTAAATAAAAATAGCTTGATTCATGTGAGTTTTTGATCAGTAGATGTTATAGATGTTTCTAGAACACTGTAGATGTTTTACTTGTGTCTGCTAAATCAAAATCAGCTTGTTCAATGGTATTTTTCTGCTTATCGTGATATGGAAAATATTATAAGTTCAAGTATTCTCATTCTCAAATGAAAATTTAACTTCCTCTGGAAGCATTCATCGTATGTTATTTCATCTTAAACTAAGAAATCTActaatgttttttcttctttaacttTTGATTTCTATCTTGTGCTGCATTTGCAGATAACCTCGATGAGACGTGGAACATGTGATAGTATATATGATACTTTGCAATTAACGAGCCTAAGTGATACGACTAATCCATGCACAGGAAATCTGGTAGATGATATTAAGCCAAGTGAAGACAATGAGTTAAACAAAACTCAGCATGTTGTGCTTCCAAAACACAGTGAGTATATTTTTGCTCTCTATTTTCATTACTGCTCTCAGCTCTGTGCTTGTTGAATTCTggtttgttatttgttttatattttattcaaattgtcTGGTCAATCACCACTGTAGCATCATGATATGTACTTTATTTGAGCAATTCAAATATTACACAATTCATTTATAATCGAATGGGAACTGTTTCCTGGAATACTTTATCTAATAAGTTTCCGTGGCAAAGTGGCAGTTTTTTGTGCTTGTCTTTTCTATTGCAATTTGCAATCTGACCAATTTTATCTATTAGGTAACACTGTTGAAGAAATTATCAGAAGGCTTTCCTTGCATTTTGAGCGTGATCTTTCTGGAGAGAAGCACATCAGTATCTTTAGGAAGCTACAGACTTGCGAGGTTTTGTTGGCAGAGCAGTTTCAAGTACAGGATTTTGAGTCTCTTGGTTGGGGTGAGTTTTCCACTTTCTTGGAAAAACACATGTTACTGCTACCAACACAACTTCAAAGGTTTCTAGCCAGAGAATTACGAGAAGAGTCTCCTCTGGAGGTCCACTTGAATGAGAATCTGTTGGCTCAATTGCTATCGCAAGCTTCTGAATTTACAGGTGGCAATGAAATATCTAGACAGATGGTAGCTCGACTGCTTGCAGAACAGTTTCCAACAGTTAATTTCCAGGTTGTAGGAAAAGATTCAGAGGAAAATTTCACTCAAATCGTCAGTAGCTACAAGAATAAATCTGGTTCGAAATGTGTCCTCTTTTCTTCCACATTGCTGGGAGCTGAAAAATCTTTGACCAGTAAGCATTTAGAAGAATCCCTGACAGTGGGAAATACTGCTGACTCGGGAAGCAGTCCACTGAATGCTGTTTCATCCAAAGAGGTTTTAAATGTTCTGCTTAAAGCCCCGTTTTTGTCCGACTTAATTTCATGGTGTCACTGGGATCTTAAGTTTGCTCCATACGCTGGTCCTCTTATTGGGTGTTTGAATGAGATTAATTCAAAAGATCTTCTGTGTCTAGTGACGAAGGATGGTAAGATTATCCGCACAGATCCTTCTGCAACAGCAGATTCATTCTTAGAGGCTGCTCTTCAAGGGTCTGCTTACCGTACTGCTGCGCAGTTATTGTCGTTGATATCGTTGAATGGACAAACACATCTACCATTTTCCCTTCTAAAATGTTACGCAAAACGTGCATTTGAAGTATTTGTAGATAATAATTCCAAGGAGATGGATCTAGATGGTAGGAATTCTCTTGGGCACCTGCGTGGGCCAGTACAGTTAAGTGCTTCTTCGGACAAAGTGATAGTTGGAGAACAGAAAACTAAAGTGGGTAAAAGTGACTATGCTGCCTCAAAATTCCTTCTTGATTGTCTGGGCTATTTACCTGGGGAGTTTTGCTGTTTAGCTGTTGATGTCTTGCTATCGGGACTACGTTCTGCTGTTAAAGATGCTCCCACAAGAGTTTTGTCTGCATGCGAGCATACAGAGCAGCGCATCATGCTGCACGATGCTGGATTGCGGCTAGGCATTGTTGAGTGGATTAATGATTACAGTAATTTTTGCACATCATCTGTGCCAAACTCGGCAATAGTGGAAAATGCTTCGTCCAACTTAGATTCTGGCGCAAGTTTTGTTCAAGAACTGGAGGACCCAATTCATACCGACGAAAGctccatgatcatatcagaGACACCGTGTGAAGATAATAAAGAACCTCATGTATCTTGTCACACTTTTGGTGGCGCTGGGGATTTATGTGATTCTGTTGGGGAGGCCTTTACCCAAACTGCACCTGAGTTTCATGATAATCCAGCCTCAGTTATTGATTTAATCAGACGGGATGAATTTGGGCTGGATTCAAGTTCTTCTGGGGCCGAGACGAGTATGTTGCAGAAACAACATGCTCGGTTAGGAAGAGCACTTCAGTGTTTGTCCCAGGAATTGTATTCTCAGGATTCACACTTCATTCTTGAACTCGTGAGAATTCTTcccttctttcttttcttttttctttttttttcaccatCTTATTAGAAGCATGTTTATGCATATATGTATCCTGTAACTGAGTTCTAGCCTGCCCTAAATGATTAGTAACTAGGCGCTACTATTATGCTGTCAACTGGTAGATGTTTCAGTTAGCATTATCCTTGTAATGGGGAGGGATAATGAGTATTCAAATGTTTGTTAGCCCTGGGAGGGACTTTAATGGTCCTCTTCtgttgaagaagaaagatagagAAGGTTGTTagatgttttctttattttatcaCTTTTTCAGCCTCTTACATTCCTGCTATTTTTGCTTCAGGTTCAAAATGCTGATGACAATAAGTACCCTGAACATGTGGAACCCACACTAACATTCATTCTTCAGAAGACTGGGATTGCTGTTTTAAACAACGAGTGTGGCTTCATGCCTGAGAACATTCAGGCCTTGTGCGATGTTGGTCGATCAACAAAGAAAGGATCTGGTGGATACATAGGGAAGAAAGGAATTGGCTTCAAGTCAGTGTTTCGGGTATGTACAATGAGAATTCATGGCAtagattatgattttgttgtttATGCGAATGAGATTACGGAACCCAAGCTTAAATGAGTTAGGTTTGGCCATGGGAATAGCTATTACGAAAAATGTCAGCTTGAAAGACGTAGCTTAGCGTTAACCTCAATTGATAGAAAGATTATAGCTATTTCTTTCTTGAATAATTACTTCTAACACTTTTTCTTGGTTTCGCTTACCAGGTTTCTGATGCTCCCGAGATCCACTCAAATGGTTTCCATTTCAAGTTTGATATAAGTGAGGGTCAGATTGGATATATTTTACCGACTGTCGTACCTCCACATGATATCGAATCACTTACCAGCATGTTGTCTGGCCGTGCTTTACAACTGAAAGATACAAGATGGAACACCTGCATTGCACTTCCTTTCAGAGCCATTGATTCAGAAATAACAACAGTGAATCACATTGAGTCTATGTTTTCAGACCTTCATCCTTCTTTATTACTCTTCCTACATCGCCTCCAGTGCATAGTATACCGAAACATGCTTGACGATTCTCTCTTGGTCATGAGGAAAGAGGTTGTAAGTAAAAATATCGTAAAGGTTTCATGTGGGGAAAATAGCATGACATGGTTTGTAGCATCAGAGAAATTAAAGTCTGCTAATCTTCGTGATGACGTTCAGACAACAGAGATTTCCATAGGATTTACTCTTGACATGCTAGAAGATGGAACTTACAGATCTTGTATGATTCAAGAACCCGTTTTTGCTTTTCTTCCTCTAAGAACTtatggtttgaaatttattatacaAGGGGATTTCATTCTTACATCATCAAGGGAGGATGTTGATGAGGATAGTCCTTGGAACCAGTGGTTGTTGTCACAATTTCCGGGTTTGTTTGTCGGTGCCCTACGGTCCTTTTGCAGTCTTCCTTCTTTCACCCAGAATCTGGGTAAAGCTGTGTCCTCATATATGCAGCTTGTACCTCTCGTTGGGGAAGTGCATGGGTTCTTTTCTTCTCTCCCTCGTTCTATTATATCTCAATTGAGAACAACAAATTGCTTGCTGCTTGAGGGAGATGGTGAACAATGGGTTCCTCCTTGCAAGGTTTTGAGAAACTGGAATGAAAAGATAAGGGTTATTCTTAACGATGGATTGCTTCAGGAGCATCTTGCTCTAGGGTTTTTGGACAAAGATATACTTTTGTCAGATTCCCTGTCAAGGGCACTGGGCATTGAAGATTATGGAGCAAAGACTTTGGTGCAGATTCTTTCCTCAATGAGCCACAAGAAAGATGGTTTGCAATCAATGGGCTTTGCATGGTTATCGTCTTTTCTTACTGAACTATACATAGTATCCCGTTCTTCTGGGCATGGTAATGTAGAATTAGGTATAGATAAGACTCTTATAGACAGCCTTCACAAGATCCCATTTATACCACTGTCAAATGGTAAGCTCACCTCTTTAGATGAAGGCGCAGTATGGTTGCATCATGAGACCTCTAGATCTGACGTTGGTGATGTGTTTGAAGCATTTCCTATGTTATATGGAAATCTCCGAATCGTTGATCCTTCATTTCTCTTGGCGACCTCTGTTGGTGGAAATTCCTCTGCAGATGACCTCATAAACATGCTTTCTGTAATTGGCATTCAAAAGCTGTCAGCAcatgaaatcatcaaagtgCATATATTACCAGCCTTTGAGGCAAAGAATAGAGGCACACCGGAGGGTTTGATGGTAGATTACTTATGTTTTGTAATGACACATCTACGATCTAGCTGCCATGTTTGTCAGAGCGATAGGAATTATATAATTTCTGAGCTGAGAGGGAAAGCTCTGATATTGACAAATTATGGGTTAAAACAGCTAGGTGGGGCGTCAATTCATTTCGGTGAAGAATTTGGAAACCAGGTTAACATGAAGAAGCTTACCAAAACCTTGGATATATCGTGGCATGTGGTTGATGGTACCTACTTGAAACATCCAGCATCAAAGCTCTATGCATGTGGGGTGAAGGAGTGGCGGGAACTTTTTCAAGAGGTTGGGATATCGGATTTTGTTCAAGTGGTTCAAGTTGAAAAGAGCATTGCTGAATTCTACACTGTTTCACGTTGTGAAAAGTATGATACCAACTTGTTATCTCCCGGGTTGGCTGTTATGGACTGGGAATCTTCGGAACTCGTTGATCTCTTGTCTCTCCTGCACAAAAGTAATTGCCGTGAAGGTTGCAAGTATCTTCTGGAAGTCGTTGATAGACTGTGGGATAACAGCTACCATGACAAAACAACTGTTAACTATAACTCGGGCACCCATGGTGTCATCAGATCATCAGAATCTTCATTTATGAGGGCAATTTGTGTTTCTCAATGGATAGTTTCAAGCATAGACAACAAGTTGCATCTTGCGAAAGACCTCTATCATGATTGTGATGATGTGCGGTCGATACTTGGCATGAATGCCCCCTATGCAGTTCCGAAGGTTGGTTTTCGTCTTTGTCTTACTAATGTTATAATGTGCTTTTGCTATTACAACTGTTAGTTccaaaagcagtagataaattgGCTTTTGAGCGAGTCTTTTCCAATCGACCTATAAAAAGTATATAGATGGTCTTGAAATTTACTCAGAGATGTGGGcgttattttatatcttaaacCCTTCTACGAATAGGATTGATTACTACCATATGGACCTCCCAGCTGAGGAGTTCTTTCATCTCTTTGTTTAACCTTCTTTCTTTTAGTCATCTATATTTGGGTTATTGTGGAACAGGTTACGAGTGTCAAGTTACTTAATGATATTGGTTTCAAGACCAAAGTTTGTCTCGATGATGCTCTGGAAATCCTAGAAACTTGGGTGCACTGTGGAAACTCTTTCAAATCAAGGTACAACTCTACGGTTATGAAATAATTGTAACTTTgtgcttttgtttttttgtgcACTGCCTCTTATTTTTTCTAGAATAGTTTTCTGGTGCCTTCTTAACTTGCTTTCTTTCTACATCACTAAAAATAAGGAGTTCTTAAACTACTGTTCTCTGTCGTGCATGTG from Raphanus sativus cultivar WK10039 chromosome 8, ASM80110v3, whole genome shotgun sequence includes:
- the LOC108822203 gene encoding protein NO VEIN codes for the protein MQGNRDGSWSQGSSGNGGSSGRGNGGYLPHASNPVFSNFSLQQQPIRYPLPQFPTSYYHRPNFPDFSSFGNPNFPNLNFHHPQFGAGGANVFLQSHAPPSFSLPPQPPSSNNDVSAQPPSNNDISASHFGANVFLQSHTPTFSLPPQPNNDTTASQERGGGAIERSSSKRRRKEGTDKEVPKSLPIPTSVGAADGSSEKLPSSKQPKRKVEVMRVDKAVNKTRKAVIAAGESVSSTRVSRSVLEELQADSWRTLGVQMQDVPSLRQLMALEGKVNAFIHCYVGARRIVTLYDLEMAICRNEFVDSFDDLELGPLLQHSLVLLYFPSIASSSGPVQITSEEIISFLDSYLYTYMTDDVKVDQFLNFVASQKSVASKENLGVRIQSLRMHVSYIQDAKRKEGESFKILLTELHQKHNIPSSKKQQKVKPLTISERAESFALQHKDYCGKHTRFDSSSSDDNETFDYEVRNLNTSDHTSSCPYPSVAEEMKRLGGSDKKRKDANPSHGKSNSPKSLRRRPTKLQRGNAKQEITKSADYSDAKKIFGVDEADFTLDEGALRKFISIWKDPCKELSTSTLVEKMLSFYHLGGSEVRNERAKAMASFPFVGLLNVAITSMRRGTCDSIYDTLQLTSLSDTTNPCTGNLVDDIKPSEDNELNKTQHVVLPKHSNTVEEIIRRLSLHFERDLSGEKHISIFRKLQTCEVLLAEQFQVQDFESLGWGEFSTFLEKHMLLLPTQLQRFLARELREESPLEVHLNENLLAQLLSQASEFTGGNEISRQMVARLLAEQFPTVNFQVVGKDSEENFTQIVSSYKNKSGSKCVLFSSTLLGAEKSLTSKHLEESLTVGNTADSGSSPLNAVSSKEVLNVLLKAPFLSDLISWCHWDLKFAPYAGPLIGCLNEINSKDLLCLVTKDGKIIRTDPSATADSFLEAALQGSAYRTAAQLLSLISLNGQTHLPFSLLKCYAKRAFEVFVDNNSKEMDLDGRNSLGHLRGPVQLSASSDKVIVGEQKTKVGKSDYAASKFLLDCLGYLPGEFCCLAVDVLLSGLRSAVKDAPTRVLSACEHTEQRIMLHDAGLRLGIVEWINDYSNFCTSSVPNSAIVENASSNLDSGASFVQELEDPIHTDESSMIISETPCEDNKEPHVSCHTFGGAGDLCDSVGEAFTQTAPEFHDNPASVIDLIRRDEFGLDSSSSGAETSMLQKQHARLGRALQCLSQELYSQDSHFILELVQNADDNKYPEHVEPTLTFILQKTGIAVLNNECGFMPENIQALCDVGRSTKKGSGGYIGKKGIGFKSVFRVSDAPEIHSNGFHFKFDISEGQIGYILPTVVPPHDIESLTSMLSGRALQLKDTRWNTCIALPFRAIDSEITTVNHIESMFSDLHPSLLLFLHRLQCIVYRNMLDDSLLVMRKEVVSKNIVKVSCGENSMTWFVASEKLKSANLRDDVQTTEISIGFTLDMLEDGTYRSCMIQEPVFAFLPLRTYGLKFIIQGDFILTSSREDVDEDSPWNQWLLSQFPGLFVGALRSFCSLPSFTQNLGKAVSSYMQLVPLVGEVHGFFSSLPRSIISQLRTTNCLLLEGDGEQWVPPCKVLRNWNEKIRVILNDGLLQEHLALGFLDKDILLSDSLSRALGIEDYGAKTLVQILSSMSHKKDGLQSMGFAWLSSFLTELYIVSRSSGHGNVELGIDKTLIDSLHKIPFIPLSNGKLTSLDEGAVWLHHETSRSDVGDVFEAFPMLYGNLRIVDPSFLLATSVGGNSSADDLINMLSVIGIQKLSAHEIIKVHILPAFEAKNRGTPEGLMVDYLCFVMTHLRSSCHVCQSDRNYIISELRGKALILTNYGLKQLGGASIHFGEEFGNQVNMKKLTKTLDISWHVVDGTYLKHPASKLYACGVKEWRELFQEVGISDFVQVVQVEKSIAEFYTVSRCEKYDTNLLSPGLAVMDWESSELVDLLSLLHKSNCREGCKYLLEVVDRLWDNSYHDKTTVNYNSGTHGVIRSSESSFMRAICVSQWIVSSIDNKLHLAKDLYHDCDDVRSILGMNAPYAVPKVTSVKLLNDIGFKTKVCLDDALEILETWVHCGNSFKSSISQITRFYKFLWNEMDDSKQKITEKLHALPFVFVPNQIGSRQNDLISGIFLSHNDVYWNDSAGVLDEIKEISSQVSGVVESLRRKTLCNIYPGLHDFFVNGCGVPETPSFQEYLKILGQFAHYVSPSCAAKAVFKIFLKWSDDLKSGKSAEDVVHFKEKLSELDYTVLPTESDKWISLHSSFGLVCWCDDEKLKKRFKKKDNIQFIYFGENTDEEKEVLHTKVSVLMHSLGIPSISEVVQREAKYEGLQDNSVTVSLVNWSLPYAQRYIFTLHHEKYTQTKKTVYSQVKRLQVFVVEKLFYKNVIPQYDISSKKEFKCSSLLQDKALYTTPCLDSHSLFMELSRLFFNGVPDLHLANFLHLIKTMAESGLSEGQMESFIVNSQKVQRIPDGEKIWSLKSALKAMKKAGISLSWLPSSSKRRHGSSDHPRVDDSKQEVATGQASSSEDDVAESLEVQIPIQTADTNLVAGYDNSAGTSSLASQPNPLYSMHMESGSTSGNQAVFNLNPNLLHGWNNSFSADFSERDQLHTGTPWAAQAQQTGRNGEEIAYRYFAATYSKEAKVRWVNEQSETGLPYDLLIENEGGKLEYVEVKATVSSRKDYFNLTVREWQFANEKGESYIIAHVLLGNSNAILTQHRNPVKLCQEGNLRLLILMPNKRNEVNVSF